Proteins co-encoded in one Halodesulfovibrio marinisediminis DSM 17456 genomic window:
- the greA gene encoding transcription elongation factor GreA yields the protein MSSIPISIEGFEKVKQELEALKKERPGIIQAIKEAREEGDLSENAGYDAARERQGMLEARISYIESQMARYNVIDLKTLGGDKVTFGATVEIEDLDTGDLKKYTLLGPDEADYQNGSISVLSPVGKAMLGKEEGDEFVVNAPKGRISYEVVSIDFDY from the coding sequence ATGAGTAGTATTCCTATTTCTATTGAAGGCTTTGAAAAAGTTAAACAAGAGCTTGAAGCTCTGAAAAAAGAGCGCCCAGGAATCATTCAGGCTATTAAAGAAGCCCGAGAAGAAGGCGACCTTAGCGAAAACGCAGGATACGATGCAGCACGTGAGCGTCAAGGCATGCTCGAAGCACGTATCTCCTACATCGAATCCCAGATGGCTCGCTACAACGTTATCGACCTCAAAACCCTCGGTGGCGACAAAGTAACATTTGGTGCAACCGTGGAAATTGAAGACCTCGACACCGGTGACTTGAAAAAATACACCCTGCTCGGTCCAGATGAAGCCGACTACCAAAACGGCAGCATCTCAGTTCTTTCTCCAGTGGGCAAAGCTATGCTCGGCAAAGAAGAAGGCGACGAATTTGTTGTGAACGCACCTAAGGGGCGTATCTCTTACGAAGTTGTTTCCATCGATTTTGATTACTAG